One window of the Pieris brassicae chromosome 2, ilPieBrab1.1, whole genome shotgun sequence genome contains the following:
- the LOC123719980 gene encoding protein takeout-like: MFWINLNLFFFMTLCNYATAKVAPDYIKPCPGLKTECLKPNILETIPLFVKGIPSLGINSSDPLYQEKVDLELPGGLQIHFRDGMLTGFRKCVVESVSNLDLEANLSLRCNLTVKGKYTATGRILIVSINGDGDAKIKTPNIRFDSKLIFQDVVRDGVEYRIVKDYKVKYQFGEKVTFAFTNLFKGNPQLSETVLLFLNENWKQVVDEFGKPVVDTIIKATFDNIKRFFDKIPKNELFVD, encoded by the exons ATGTTTtggattaatttaaatttattcttttttatgaCACTTTGCAATTATGCGACAGCAAAAGTTGCGC cCGACTACATAAAACCTTGCCCAGGGCTAAAAACTGAGTGTTTGAAGCCGAATATTCTAGAAACAATTCCCTTGTTTGTAAAGGGCATCCCTAGCTTAGGTATAAACTCGTCGGATCCTCTGTACCAGGAAAAAGTGGATTTGGAGCTACCCGGAGGCTTACAGATACACTTTCGAGACGGTATGTTAACTGGATTCAGAAAATGTGTGGTGGAATCTGTAAG taaCTTAGATCTGGAGGCGAACCTTTCATTGCGTTGTAATCTGACCGTAAAAGGAAAGTACACAGCGACTGGAAGAATTTTGATTGTTAGCATTAATGGAGATGGGGatgctaaaataaaaacac CCAATATCCGATTTGATTCAAAACTAATATTCCAAGATGTGGTGCGTGATGGTGTTGAATACAGAATTGTGAAGGATTACAAAGTGAAGTACCAGTTTGGGGAAAAAGTTACGTTTGCATTCACTAATTTGTTTAAGGGAAACCCTCAATTAA GTGAAACTGTTTTGCTGTTTCTGAATGAAAATTGGAAGCAAGTTGTGGACGAATTTGGCAAACCAGTAGTCGATACAATCATCAAAGCGACGTTTGATAACATTAAACGATTTTTCGATAAAATTCCGAAAAATGAGCTTTttgttgattaa